Proteins from a single region of Labedella gwakjiensis:
- a CDS encoding LacI family DNA-binding transcriptional regulator, whose protein sequence is MLAAERRAMILALASEGGAVRIGDLVDRLGVSHVTVRRDLEGLVAEGALDKVRGGAVLSADANDSSALRGVRSGFSGTIGVVVPTSYYYRHVVDGIGAALEHSGAEMKLVISDYDLAEERRLVAEAVEDGAAGILMVPSVLEHEESSELLDFLAALPVPVVLIERELPGGGLGDITSVRSAHERGVFSAMRHLHDLGHRRVAMVSRGRTQSADFVRAGWVHARDVLGFDAESSIIGGEMLGFGPTWERGGSNVVLDAIESTGATALFSHGDENSLFLLLQAARARGLSVPEDLSIVAYDDEVSAHADPPLSAIAPDRERVGELATRLLVEAIERPSNDTPLHIQVEPRLLVRSSTAAPRARGGRDAGS, encoded by the coding sequence ATGCTGGCTGCGGAACGACGGGCGATGATCCTGGCCCTCGCGAGCGAGGGTGGCGCCGTCCGCATCGGAGACCTCGTCGATCGTCTCGGCGTCTCCCACGTCACGGTCCGACGCGACCTCGAAGGTCTCGTCGCCGAGGGTGCCCTCGACAAGGTACGCGGTGGTGCCGTGCTGTCGGCCGACGCCAACGACTCGAGCGCCCTCCGCGGCGTGCGGTCGGGGTTCTCGGGGACGATCGGCGTCGTCGTGCCGACGTCGTACTACTACCGGCACGTCGTCGACGGGATCGGGGCGGCGCTCGAGCACTCCGGCGCGGAGATGAAGCTCGTGATCTCGGACTACGACCTCGCCGAGGAGCGTCGCCTCGTGGCGGAGGCCGTCGAGGACGGGGCTGCCGGCATCCTCATGGTTCCCTCCGTGCTCGAGCACGAGGAATCGAGCGAGCTCCTCGACTTCCTCGCGGCGCTCCCCGTGCCCGTCGTGCTGATCGAACGCGAGCTGCCGGGAGGTGGTCTCGGCGACATCACGTCGGTGCGCTCGGCGCACGAACGCGGCGTGTTCAGCGCCATGCGGCACCTCCACGACCTCGGGCACCGGCGCGTCGCCATGGTGAGCCGTGGTCGGACCCAGAGCGCCGACTTCGTTCGCGCCGGCTGGGTGCACGCGCGCGATGTGCTGGGGTTCGACGCCGAGTCGTCGATCATCGGAGGGGAGATGCTCGGCTTCGGTCCCACGTGGGAGCGCGGAGGGTCGAACGTCGTGCTCGATGCCATCGAGTCGACCGGTGCGACGGCCCTCTTCAGTCACGGAGACGAGAACTCGCTCTTCCTCCTGCTGCAGGCGGCGCGCGCTCGCGGACTCTCGGTGCCCGAGGATCTCTCGATCGTCGCCTACGACGACGAGGTCTCGGCTCACGCGGATCCGCCGCTCTCTGCGATCGCTCCGGACCGCGAACGGGTGGGCGAGCTCGCGACGCGACTGCTCGTGGAGGCCATCGAGCGTCCCTCGAACGACACGCCGCTGCACATCCAGGTGGAGCCGCGACTCCTCGTCCGGTCCTCGACGGCCGCTCCCCGTGCACGTGGCGGGCGCGACGCGGGGTCGTGA
- a CDS encoding LacI family DNA-binding transcriptional regulator, whose amino-acid sequence MTGRRPATLQDVADAAGVSLATASRALNGGTRRVKDEYRERVEAAADRLGYSVNSSAQSVALGRARSIALVVSDIADPYFSQLASGAFRAAARDRLVVTLAMTEWDPARELDIVRELRGQRHRAIILSGSRVDDEDAAERLLAELLAFESEGGRVIVLGRPGLPFATLEIDNAGGAAELARRLSGLGYERIAVLGGPARLDAARSRVGGLVTGFAAAGVAVDPSLVVESDFTRDGGYAAAGEVLERIADVDLVVAVNDVMAVGAMTRLREAGVAVPGDLAVAGFDDIAMLRDVAPSLTTVRLPLEDMGERALVLATVEGRDPVREVVSGEVVLRDSTPSR is encoded by the coding sequence GTGACCGGTCGGCGACCGGCCACGCTGCAGGACGTGGCGGACGCCGCCGGGGTCTCGCTCGCCACGGCCTCGCGAGCGCTCAACGGCGGAACCCGGCGGGTGAAGGACGAGTATCGGGAGCGCGTCGAGGCCGCCGCCGATCGGCTCGGCTACAGCGTGAACTCGTCGGCGCAGTCGGTCGCTCTCGGGCGCGCTCGCTCGATCGCGCTCGTCGTGAGCGACATCGCCGACCCGTACTTCTCCCAGCTCGCGTCTGGGGCCTTCCGCGCCGCGGCCCGCGACCGCCTCGTCGTCACCCTCGCCATGACGGAATGGGATCCGGCGCGGGAGCTCGACATCGTGCGCGAGCTCCGGGGGCAGCGCCATCGGGCGATCATCCTGTCGGGGAGCCGCGTCGACGACGAGGACGCGGCCGAGCGGCTGCTCGCCGAGCTGCTCGCGTTCGAGTCGGAGGGCGGCCGGGTGATCGTGCTCGGTCGGCCCGGCCTGCCGTTCGCGACGCTCGAGATCGACAACGCCGGTGGTGCCGCGGAACTCGCGCGTCGCCTGAGTGGTCTCGGATACGAGCGGATCGCGGTGCTCGGGGGGCCTGCGCGCCTCGATGCGGCGCGGTCGCGCGTCGGCGGCCTCGTGACCGGGTTCGCGGCGGCGGGCGTCGCGGTGGACCCGTCGCTCGTGGTCGAGAGCGACTTCACCCGAGACGGCGGGTACGCCGCGGCCGGGGAGGTCCTCGAGAGGATCGCTGACGTCGACCTCGTCGTGGCGGTGAACGACGTCATGGCCGTCGGGGCCATGACCCGCCTTCGCGAGGCGGGTGTCGCCGTGCCTGGAGACCTCGCCGTCGCGGGTTTCGACGACATCGCGATGCTGCGCGACGTAGCCCCGAGCCTCACCACCGTGCGGCTGCCCCTCGAGGACATGGGTGAGCGGGCCCTCGTGCTCGCCACGGTGGAGGGCCGCGACCCCGTCCGCGAGGTCGTGAGCGGCGAGGTCGTCCTCCGCGACAGCACGCCTTCCCGCTGA